Proteins encoded together in one Alteribacter keqinensis window:
- a CDS encoding Cof-type HAD-IIB family hydrolase, protein MDTHLIAVDLDGTLLTDNKTISLRNRAALAKARELGHKVIIATGRPYRASGQYYHELFLDTPIVNFNGALVHHPKDRHFDVSHQPMDKKTAKTIIETCEAFRVKNMMVEVMDDFYLRHLNRGFAEAFTLGNTPADYGKLEKLLHHDPTSILVHPEEDHADELTTLLRSSHAEVTEQRNWGSPWNVIEITKGGVNKAVGVQKVASHLGIPRERIIAFGDEDNDLEMLDYVGTGVAMSNAIDQLKSVANEITYTNEEDGIARFLEERLRFSAVKEAR, encoded by the coding sequence ATGGATACACATCTGATTGCCGTTGACCTTGACGGCACGCTCCTCACCGACAATAAAACCATTTCACTCAGAAACAGGGCAGCTCTCGCCAAAGCCCGTGAACTTGGCCATAAAGTGATCATCGCAACGGGAAGACCGTACCGGGCCAGCGGACAGTATTATCATGAACTGTTTCTGGATACACCGATTGTAAACTTTAACGGCGCCCTTGTTCATCACCCGAAAGACCGTCATTTCGATGTTTCCCACCAGCCAATGGATAAGAAAACAGCAAAGACCATCATCGAGACGTGCGAAGCGTTCCGTGTAAAAAACATGATGGTTGAAGTGATGGATGATTTTTACCTCCGGCATTTAAACCGCGGGTTTGCTGAAGCTTTTACCCTCGGCAACACTCCGGCTGATTACGGAAAGCTTGAGAAGCTGCTCCATCACGATCCCACTTCCATCCTGGTTCACCCTGAAGAAGATCACGCCGATGAACTTACAACTCTTCTCCGGTCCTCTCACGCTGAGGTAACAGAACAGCGGAACTGGGGTTCACCTTGGAACGTGATTGAAATTACAAAAGGCGGCGTAAACAAAGCCGTCGGTGTGCAAAAAGTCGCCTCTCACCTGGGTATTCCCCGGGAACGAATTATTGCATTCGGTGATGAAGACAATGACCTTGAAATGCTTGATTATGTAGGAACAGGCGTAGCCATGAGTAACGCTATTGACCAACTCAAATCCGTCGCAAATGAGATCACGTACACTAATGAAGAAGACGGGATCGCCCGCTTTCTTGAAGAGCGTCTTCGTTTCAGTGCTGTTAAAGAAGCACGCTGA